One Panicum virgatum strain AP13 chromosome 9K, P.virgatum_v5, whole genome shotgun sequence genomic region harbors:
- the LOC120652466 gene encoding ABC transporter I family member 6, chloroplastic-like — protein sequence MAPPLAAVSSSSPLFSPSSSRPLIRRHAPPSYVSLRTRGRSQPAAAAAAESSGSPLLEVRGLTASVKETGHQILAGVDLTIREGEIHAIMGKNGSGKSTLTKVLVGHPHYEVTGGTILFKGEDLVDMEPEERSLAGLFMSFQAPIEIPGVSNFDFLLMAVNARREKSDLPALGPLEFYSVVSSKVDALKMDPKFLDRNVNEGFSGGERKRNEILQLSVIGADLALLDEIDSGLDVDAIEDVAIAVNGLLTPQNSVLMITHYQRLLDLIKPSYVHIMENGKIIKTGDSSIATQINEGGFKSIALV from the exons atggcgccgcccctcgccgccgtatCCTCCTCGTCGCCCCTCTTCTCGCCCTCCTCATCCCGCCCCCTCATCCGCCGCCATGCGCCTCCGAGCTATGTCTCCTTGCGGACGCGTGGCCGTTcgcagcccgcggcggcggcggcggccgagtcCTCCGGCAGCCCGCTTCTCGAGGTGCGAGGTCTCACCGCATCCGTGAAGGAGACCGGGCATCAGATCCTCGCCGGCGTCGACCTCACCATCCGCGAGGGCGAG ATTCATGCGATCATGGGGAAGAACGGCTCCGGCAAGAGCACCCTCACAAAG GTTCTTGTTGGCCATCCACATTATGAGGTAACTGGTGGCACCATTCTCTTCAAGGGTGAGGACTTGGTTGACATGGAGCCAGAGGAAAGATCTCTCGCAGGCCTTTTTATGAGTTTCCAAGCACCTATTGAGATTCCTGGCGTGAGCAATTTTGATTTTCTGCTCATGGCAGTCAATGCTCGCAGAGAAAAGAGTGATCTACCAGCATTGGGACCCCTTGAG TTTTATTCGGTTGTATCATCCAAAGTTGATGCCTTGAAGATGGACCCGAAGTTCCTTGATCGCAATGTGAATGAAGGTTTTAGTGGTGGTGAAAGGAAGCGCAATGAGATACTGCAACTTTCA GTCATTGGAGCAGATTTAGCTCTTCTTGATGAGATAGATTCAGGATTAGATGTTGATGCAATTGAAGATGTAGCTATTGCGGTGAATGGGCTTTTGACACCCCAAAACTCTGTTCTGATGATTACGCATTACCAACGTCTTTTGGATCTCATCAAACCCAGCTATGTTCATATCATG GAAAATGGCAAGATAATCAAGACTGGTGACAGTTCTATTGCCACTCAAATTAATGAAGGTGGCTTCAAATCAATCGCCCTTGTATAG
- the LOC120652467 gene encoding uncharacterized protein LOC120652467 isoform X1 has product MASRALDAWRQLVHLALLPHLLLLLDAAGARPCFWPGQAPEDPGCLSWRVMVEANNARGWRTVPAQCVGYVKGYMTRGQYLRDLAGVMEQATGYADQIAGAGTDPDGLDAWVFDIDDTCLSNLPYYEIKQFGCARPQLPPLSVLASRHRSDDDGSEEMSPFQGVRSVGLQGVGEQGGLPGDPARALAVHGAAGQGLQGLPPLREGRGDPGPVHGREPGSRGLLRVREAHHEDPGVPRAELVGVQVGDEEAARGRRLQDPRERRGPVERPAGRLRRRPRVQDTQPHVLRPLTKRIFSFSLDLPA; this is encoded by the exons ATGGCCTCGCGGGCGCTCGACGCGTGGCGGCAGCTCGTGCACCTCGCTCTGCTgccgcacctcctcctcctcctcgacgccgccggcgcgagGCCGTGCTTCTGGCCGGGGCAGGCGCCCGAGGACCCCGGCTGCCTGAGCTGGCGCGTCATGGTGGAGGCCAACAACGCCCGGGGGTGGCGCACCGTGCCCGCGCAGTGCGTCGGCTACGTCAAGGGGTACATGACGCGGGGCCAGTACCTCAGGGACCTCGCCGGCGTCATGGAGCAGGCGACCGGCTACGCCGACCagatcgccggcgccggcaccgacCCCGACGGCCTCGACGCCTGGGTCTTCGACATCGACGACACCTGCCTCTCCAACCTGCCCTACTACGAGATCAAGCAGTTCGGGTGCGCGCGGCCGCAGCTGCCTCCCCTGTCCGTTCTTGCATCTCGCCACCGATCAGACGATGATGGTTCAGAAGAAATGTCTCCTTTCCAGGGCGTACGATCCGTCGGCCTTCAAGGCGTGGGCGAGCAAGGAGGCCTGCCCGGGGATCCCGCCCGTGCTCTGGCTGTTCACGGCGCTGCTGGACAAGGGCTTCAAggtcttcctcctctccggGAGGGACGAGGAGACCCTGGGCCCGTGCACGGCCGGGAACCTGGAAGCAGAGGGCTTCTCCGGGTACGAGAGGCTCATCATGAG GACCCCGGAGTACCGAGGGCAGAGCTCGTCGGTGTTCAAGTCGGCGATGAGGAAGCAGCTCGTGGACGAAGGCTACAGGATCCGCGGGAACGTCGGGGACCAGTGGAGCGACCTGCAGGGCGACTGCGCCGGCGACCGCGTGTTCAAGATACCCAACCCCATGTACTTCGTCCCCTGACGAAGCGAATTTTTTCTTTCAGCCTTGACCTGCCTGCCTGA
- the LOC120652467 gene encoding acid phosphatase 1-like isoform X2, whose translation MASRALDAWRQLVHLALLPHLLLLLDAAGARPCFWPGQAPEDPGCLSWRVMVEANNARGWRTVPAQCVGYVKGYMTRGQYLRDLAGVMEQATGYADQIAGAGTDPDGLDAWVFDIDDTCLSNLPYYEIKQFGAYDPSAFKAWASKEACPGIPPVLWLFTALLDKGFKVFLLSGRDEETLGPCTAGNLEAEGFSGYERLIMRTPEYRGQSSSVFKSAMRKQLVDEGYRIRGNVGDQWSDLQGDCAGDRVFKIPNPMYFVP comes from the exons ATGGCCTCGCGGGCGCTCGACGCGTGGCGGCAGCTCGTGCACCTCGCTCTGCTgccgcacctcctcctcctcctcgacgccgccggcgcgagGCCGTGCTTCTGGCCGGGGCAGGCGCCCGAGGACCCCGGCTGCCTGAGCTGGCGCGTCATGGTGGAGGCCAACAACGCCCGGGGGTGGCGCACCGTGCCCGCGCAGTGCGTCGGCTACGTCAAGGGGTACATGACGCGGGGCCAGTACCTCAGGGACCTCGCCGGCGTCATGGAGCAGGCGACCGGCTACGCCGACCagatcgccggcgccggcaccgacCCCGACGGCCTCGACGCCTGGGTCTTCGACATCGACGACACCTGCCTCTCCAACCTGCCCTACTACGAGATCAAGCAGTTCGG GGCGTACGATCCGTCGGCCTTCAAGGCGTGGGCGAGCAAGGAGGCCTGCCCGGGGATCCCGCCCGTGCTCTGGCTGTTCACGGCGCTGCTGGACAAGGGCTTCAAggtcttcctcctctccggGAGGGACGAGGAGACCCTGGGCCCGTGCACGGCCGGGAACCTGGAAGCAGAGGGCTTCTCCGGGTACGAGAGGCTCATCATGAG GACCCCGGAGTACCGAGGGCAGAGCTCGTCGGTGTTCAAGTCGGCGATGAGGAAGCAGCTCGTGGACGAAGGCTACAGGATCCGCGGGAACGTCGGGGACCAGTGGAGCGACCTGCAGGGCGACTGCGCCGGCGACCGCGTGTTCAAGATACCCAACCCCATGTACTTCGTCCCCTGA
- the LOC120652472 gene encoding 60S ribosomal protein L10-like has product MGRRPARCYRQIKNKPYPKSRYCRGVPDPKIRIFDVGQKKRGVDEFPLCVHLVSWEKENVSSEALEAARIACNKYMAKHAGKDAFHLRVRAHPFHVLRINKMLSCAGADRLQTGMRGAFGKPTGTCARVRIGQVLLSVRCRDAHAPQAHEALRRAKFKFPGRQRIITSGKWGFTTFSRAEYLDLKREGRVVPDGSNAKLLTWHGSLADRKPGRAVYPPSVAGSAC; this is encoded by the exons ATGGGCAGGA GGCCAGCGCGGTGCTACCGTCAGATCAAGAACAAGCCGTACCCCAAGTCCCGGTACTGCCGCGGCGTGCCGGACCCCAAGATCCGGATCTTCGACGTGGGGCAGAAGAAGCGCGGCGTGGACGAGTTCCCGCTGTGCGTGCACCTGGTGAGCTGGGAGAAGGAGAACGTGTCGAGCGAGGCCCTGGAGGCGGCCCGGATCGCGTGCAACAAGTACATGGCCAAGCACGCCGGCAAGGACGCGTTCCACCTCCGCGTGCGCGCGCACCCCTTCCACGTCCTCCGCATCAACAAGATGCTCtcctgcgccggcgccgaccgCCTGCAGACCGGCATGCGCGGCGCCTTCGGCAAGCCCACGGGCACCTGCGCCCGGGTCCGCATCGGCCAGGTCCTGCTCTCCGTGCGCTGCCGCGACGCGCACGCGCCGCAGGCGCACGAGGCGCTGCGCAGGGCCAAGTTCAAGTTCCCCGGCCGCCAGCGGATCATCACCAGCGGCAAGTGGGGGTTCACCACCTTCTCGCGCGCCGAGTACCTGGACCTCAAGCGCGAGGGGCGCGTCGTGCCCGACGGGTCCAACGCCAAG CTGCTCACCTGGCACGGGTCGCTCGCTGATCGGAAGCCCGGCAGGGCGGTGTACCCACCCTCCGTTGCAGGCTCTGCTTGCTAG
- the LOC120652471 gene encoding hydroxyacylglutathione hydrolase cytoplasmic isoform X1 — MKIIPVPCLEDNYAYLIVDESTKKAAAVDPVEPEKVLKAASEVGAYVDCVLTTHHHWDHAGGNEKMRLQVPGIKVFGGSLDNVKGCTDQVENGTKLSLGKGIEILCLHTPCHTKGHVSYFVTSKEGEDPAVFTGDTLFIAGCGRFFEGTAEQMYQSLIVTLGSLPKSTQVYCGHEYTVKNLKFMLTLEPENEKMKQKLEWSEKQREANQPTVPSTIGDEFEINTFMRVDLPEIQAKLSAKSPVEALREVRKIKDNWKGGNEVYCRAML, encoded by the exons atgaAGATCATTCCTGTACCTTGTCTGGAGGACAACTATGCCTACCT AATCGTGGACGAGAGCACCAAGAAGGCGGCGGCCGTTGACCCGGTGGAGCCGGAGAAGGTTCTCAAGGCGGCCAGCGAGGTCGGCGCCTACGTCGACTGCGTCCTCACCACCCACCACCACTG GGATCATGCTGGTGGCAATGAGAAGATGAGGCTGCAGGTGCCAGGGATAAAGGTCTTTGGTGGATCCCTGGACAATGTGAAAGGCTGCACTGATCAGGTGGAGAATGGAACAAAGTTGTCACTTGGAAAGGGCATTGAGATACTATGCCTACACACCCCTTG TCACACAAAAGGTCATGTTAGCTACTTTGTTACTAGTAAAGAGGGGGAAGATCCAGCGGTCTTCACTGGAGACACTTTG TTCATTGCTGGTTGTGGAAGGTTTTTTGAGGGTACTGCAGAGCAAATGTACCAGTCCCTTATTGTTACACTGGGCTCGCTGCCAAAGTCAACTCAAGTTTACTGTGGGCATGAG TACACTGTGAAGAACCTGAAGTTCATGCTGACACTCGAGCCGGAGAACGAGAAGATGAAACAGAAACTGGAATGGTCTGAAAAGCAGCGTGAAGCGAATCAGCCTACAGTTCCCTCAACTATAGGAGATGAGTTTGAGATCAATACCTTCATGCGCGTTGATCTTCCAGAAATACAG GCAAAGTTGAGTGCCAAGTCTCCAGTTGAAGCGCTGAGAGAGGTCAGGAAGATCAAAGATAACTGGAAAG GTGGGAATGAGGTTTACTGCCGCGCAATGCTTTGA
- the LOC120652471 gene encoding hydroxyacylglutathione hydrolase cytoplasmic isoform X2 produces the protein MKIIPVPCLEDNYAYLIVDESTKKAAAVDPVEPEKVLKAASEVGAYVDCVLTTHHHWDHAGGNEKMRLQVPGIKVFGGSLDNVKGCTDQVENGTKLSLGKGIEILCLHTPCHTKGHVSYFVTSKEGEDPAVFTGDTLFIAGCGRFFEGTAEQMYQSLIVTLGSLPKSTQVYCGHEYTVKNLKFMLTLEPENEKMKQKLEWSEKQREANQPTVPSTIGDEFEINTFMRVDLPEIQAKLSAKSPVEALREVRKIKDNWKG, from the exons atgaAGATCATTCCTGTACCTTGTCTGGAGGACAACTATGCCTACCT AATCGTGGACGAGAGCACCAAGAAGGCGGCGGCCGTTGACCCGGTGGAGCCGGAGAAGGTTCTCAAGGCGGCCAGCGAGGTCGGCGCCTACGTCGACTGCGTCCTCACCACCCACCACCACTG GGATCATGCTGGTGGCAATGAGAAGATGAGGCTGCAGGTGCCAGGGATAAAGGTCTTTGGTGGATCCCTGGACAATGTGAAAGGCTGCACTGATCAGGTGGAGAATGGAACAAAGTTGTCACTTGGAAAGGGCATTGAGATACTATGCCTACACACCCCTTG TCACACAAAAGGTCATGTTAGCTACTTTGTTACTAGTAAAGAGGGGGAAGATCCAGCGGTCTTCACTGGAGACACTTTG TTCATTGCTGGTTGTGGAAGGTTTTTTGAGGGTACTGCAGAGCAAATGTACCAGTCCCTTATTGTTACACTGGGCTCGCTGCCAAAGTCAACTCAAGTTTACTGTGGGCATGAG TACACTGTGAAGAACCTGAAGTTCATGCTGACACTCGAGCCGGAGAACGAGAAGATGAAACAGAAACTGGAATGGTCTGAAAAGCAGCGTGAAGCGAATCAGCCTACAGTTCCCTCAACTATAGGAGATGAGTTTGAGATCAATACCTTCATGCGCGTTGATCTTCCAGAAATACAG GCAAAGTTGAGTGCCAAGTCTCCAGTTGAAGCGCTGAGAGAGGTCAGGAAGATCAAAGATAACTGGAAAGGTTGA
- the LOC120652470 gene encoding uncharacterized protein LOC120652470 — translation MSGKGKRRSARLLKLEEEKNDGDSGGVCLLDPWQIIRNSISGSSARGKRKRNGEIQQLQGEASCSHQQPLDAPNSNNSPSQGSVGQIIEYILDELELRDRHELFAMPDDIQVTDYAERVSRPGDFATLRQKNKDGMYTALEQFENDVYMVFQRAITMNGHDTVPFREAMSLLDQAKQVFTSLKKNQMYSVTELAAWRQRHLDKLQQPITPEGREGGNRGPSRHAAAPPLQPSAATPRKKSASETRKQESASTGGNTPEKQRTRQRRAKEIINGTPPGKKARKAMAAGVGGAGVVPRRRLTYNEGAGADQGWRAMATPVFQGRHVAVNTQPQEHTYRDSLHGFVRHAGLKARVAAEFRTLECVARARHSPAPQCWSGFSPSAGFLPPSPRPLAAAAATEAIPARPSSAADRAAAPECKLETDEVLQLFVLMGTPAAFLDRAKKMFGDDGREETARKEGQATKAADDARAGEAAEAETGRKSGASVPSAAARGPFAAPKLVPGRLGFGEFASSSRQPFKLKSKPSTSSSAAGKKKIS, via the exons ATGTCTGGAAAAGGGAAGAGGCGAAGCGCTAGATTGTTgaagctggaggaggagaagaacgaCGGCGACTCCGGCGGCGTCTGCCTCCTTGATCCCTGGCAAATAATCCGGAACAGCATTTCCGGTTCGAGCGCGCGGGGGAAGAGAAAAAGGAATGGAGAAATCCAG CAATTGCAGGGAGAAGCTTCATGTAGCCACCAACAGCCATTAGATGCACCCAATAGCA ATAACTCGCCAAGCCAAGGCTCAGTAGGGCAAATAATCGAGTACATCCTTGACGAATTGGAGCT GAGAGATCGGCATGAGTTGTTTGCGATGCCAGATGACATCCAG GTGACTGATTATGCAGAGCGAGTGAGCCGGCCCGGCGACTTTGCGACATTAAGGCAGAAGAACAAGGATGGCATGTACACGGCACTAGAGCAATTTGAG AACGATGTTTACATGGTGTTCCAGAGAGCAATAACGATGAACGGCCATGATACCGTGCCTTTCAGAGAG GCGATGTCACTGCTAGATCAAGCCAAGCAGGTGTTCACGTCCCTGAAGAAGAACCAGATGTACTCGGTGACGGAGCTCGCGGCATGGCGCCAGAGGCACCTGGACAAGCTGCAGCAGCCGATCACGCCGGAGGGAAGAGAAGGGGGCAACAGGGGCCCTTCGCGCCACGCAGCTgctccgccgctgcagccgtccgccgccacgccgaggaagaagagcgCCAGCGAGACGAGGAAGCAGGAGAGCGCCAGCACCGGCGGCAACACTCCGGAGAAACAGAGAACGAGGCAGCGACGCGCCAAGGAGATCATCAATGGCACGCCGCCGGGAAAGAAGGCGAGGAAAG CGATGGCGGCGGGCgttggcggcgccggcgtggtgCCGCGAAGGAGGCTGACGTACAACGAAGGTGCCGGAGCCGATCAAGGCTGGCGAGCCATGGCGACGCCTGTCTTCCAAGGCCGGCACGTTGCCGTCAATACT cagccgcaggagcacACCTACCGCGACAGCTTGCACGGGTTCGTGCGGCACGCGGGGCTCAAGGCGCGCGTGGCCGCCGAGTTCAGGACGCTCGAGTGCGTCGCGCGCGCCAGGCACAGCCCCGCGCCGCAATGCTGGAGCGGCTTCTCTCCCAGCGCCGGCTtcctgccgccgtcgccccgtcccctggccgccgccgccgccacggaagCGATCCCAGCGCGGCCGTCGTCCGCCGCCGACCGGGCGGCGGCACCCGAGTGCAAGCTGGAGACGGACGAGGTGCTCCAGCTCTTCGTGCTCATGGGCACGCCCGCCGCGTTCTTGGACAGAGCCAAGAAGATGTTCGGCGACGACGGGCGCGAGGAGACAGCAAGGAAGGAGGGGCAAGCGACCAAGGCTGCCGACGATGCCAGGGCTGGCGAGGCGGCAGAGGCCGAGACCGGGCGGAAGAGCGGCGCGAGCGTGCcatcggccgccgcgcgcgggccgTTCGCGGCGCCCAAGCTGGTCCCCGGCCGGCTGGGCTTCGGCGAGTTCGCGAGCTCTTCAAGGCAGCCCTTCAAGCTGAAGTCGAAGCCTTCGACGTCGTCGAGTGCTGCAGGCAAGAAGAAAATTTCGTGA